A genomic window from Fusarium oxysporum Fo47 chromosome X, complete sequence includes:
- a CDS encoding alkaline-phosphatase-like protein: MFATLVPFCFSTIFVSLTFTKLVHLSIHAKTISPGAFVLFLPSLLLPDVLVIILSRLALRQQKGLFSVGACVLGCIFSFILLGASASQLGFFYSTGNEVKWSEALSYAGDKDGMKILLSGLNSVLAAGALIVVVAWVAKWFLYRAVGSLIATVGMPVVHAWQWFRHRNGRSPQSLAYDSDSELDEDLEVAKEGARLIPDTHEESRTRPRTWIILALISVFLFLTTTLRPAAPYTMMSMTLPAAMLEMFKSPAKLCNNVEGGWPLPDLITPDNWEEPNGRFPGWTPGNDGDAARKYRDTVPEWLPSDIPAGFSKWLSKPNKTTDEEPAASPSKACEVPKADGTFYNPVLDPLKISNLDTDIIDVIRDTLKGGDVKIKHVALIMMESYREELFPLQQGSNYHKLMVKSHKGEDIDEINEKLSRMSPVAERLTGKSGNWKRKDGSDFEHVAIPQWNDTAQEGYGGINVVGGFTTSSLSFKSMAAIHCGAWSMPVDGFEESETDAYQACIPQVFNLFNKLKDDKKSKDFLEQQWYPAFFQSITDGYDRQDKFDDKIGFEHIVTRGRLEDDRKNGEELEEINYFGFPETTLKGHIEDYLKEVKEKGKRMFFSHFTSTTHHPWGVPKSFEKTDFLNTEGKMGWHSEFNDYLNAMRFTDAWLGELLQTFDDHGLTNETLVVFVGDHGQAFKEDQKSKTGTYENGHVSNFRVPITFRHPHIPRVQYNANATSLSILPTILDLLINTGSLNEKDQNAAEDLIHDYEGQSLIRPYKATHNGRRAWNFGIINGGASMLSMTSADAPWRIVIPLDDSTQYRFTDLKNDPLEKKPLEKWTLEQLTYAVRNKFGEEASKWAAEADAVSKWWGPERKRLWGYNPSHKED, encoded by the exons ATGTTTGCGACACTCGTTCCCTTTTGTTTTTCGACGATATTTGTTTCATTGACGTTTACTAAACTGGTCCACCTTTCTATCCACGCCAAGACAATCTCTCCCGGCGCTTTCGTCCTTTTTCTGCCCTCGCTTTTACTTCCTGATGTTTTAGTCATTATCCTGTCGCGCCTGGCGCTGCGGCAGCAGAAGGGCCTTTTCTCTGTTGGAGCTTGTGTTTTGGGGTGCATATTCTC ATTTATTCTTCTCGGCGCATCGGCTTCACAACTGGGCTTCTTTTATTCGACGGGCAATGAGGTTAAATGGTCAGAGGCGTTGAGCTATGCTGGCGATAAAGATGGGATGAAAATCCTTCTTAGTGGGCTTAACTCTGTCCTTGCGGCGGGAGctctcatcgtcgtcgtggCTTGGGTTGCGAAGTGGTTTCTCTACAGGGCCGTCGGTTCATTAATTGCAACGGTTGGAATGCCTGTTGTACATG CCTGGCAGTGGTTCCGACACAGAAACGGTCGATCCCCTCAGTCACTAGCTTATGACTCCGACAGCGAACTCGACGAAGACCTCGAGGTCGCCAAAGAAGGCGCACGACTCATCCCCGATACTCACGAAGAATCTCGAACGAGGCCTCGAACATGGATTATTCTCGCCCTCATTTcggtcttcctcttcctcacgACGACTCTCCGACCTGCCGCTCCTTATACCATGATGTCCATGACACTCCCCGCCGCTATGCTGGAAATGTTCAAGTCTCCGGCCAAGCTGTGTAACAATGTCGAAGGCGGATGGCCTCTCCCTGATCTCATCACTCCCGATAATTGGGAGGAGCCCAATGGACGCTTCCCCGGTTGGACACCCGGTAACGACGGTGATGCTGCGCGAAAGTACCGAGACACAGTCCCTGAATGGCTACCCAGCGACATCCCCGCGGGCTTCTCCAAGTGGCTTTCCAAGCCAAACAAGACCACGGATGAGGAGCCTGCAGCAAGCCCTAGCAAGGCATGCGAAGTCCCCAAAGCCGACGGTACCTTTTACAACCCCGTTCTCGACCCTCTCAAGATCTCCAACCTCGACACCGACATCATTGACGTTATCCGCGACACTCTCAAGGGCGGCgacgtcaagatcaagcacGTGGCACTAATCATGATGGAGAGCTATCGCGAGGAACTCTTCCCTCTGCAGCAGGGCTCAAACTATCACAAGCTCATGGTCAAGTCGCACAAGGGTGAAGACATCGACGAGATCAACGAGAAGCTTTCTCGCATGAGCCCCGTCGCCGAGAGACTCACCGGCAAGTCAGGAAACTGGAAGAGAAAGGATGGCTCGGATTTTGAACACGTGGCTATCCCGCAGTGGAACGATACAGCGCAGGAGGGGTACGGAGGTATCAACGTTGTCGGCGGTTTCACAACGTCTTCGTTGTCGTTCAAGAGTATGGCTGCTATCCACTGTGGCGCCTGGTCCATGCCTGTCGATGGCTTTGAGGAGTCTGAGACGGATGCGTACCAGGCTTGTATTCCTCAGGTCTTCAATCTCTttaacaagctcaaggatgatAAGAAGTCGAAGGATTTCTTGGAGCAGCAGTGGTATCCTGCTTTCTTCCAGTCTATCACCGATGGTTATGATCGTCAGGATAAGTTCGACGACAAAATTGGCTTTGAGCATATCGTTACACGAGGCCGTCTCGAAGATGATCGCAAGAACGGCGAGGAACTCGAGGAGATCAACTACTTCGGTTTCCCTGAGACGACGCTCAAGGGGCACATTGAGGATTACCTAaaggaggtcaaggagaagggcaagcGCATGTTCTTCTCTCACTTCACCAGCACCACTCATCATCCCTGGGGCGTACCAAAATCATTCGAGAAGACCGACTTTCTCAACACCGAGGGCAAGATGGGCTGGCACTCGGAGTTCAACGACTATCTCAACGCGATGCGATTCACCGACGCCTGGCTAGGCGAGTTGCTTCAGACATTTGATGACCACGGTCTTACAAACGAGACATTGGTTGTATTTGTTGGCGATCACGGACAGGCTTTCAAGGAGGATCAAAAGTCCAAGACTGGAACCTACGAGAACGGCCACGTTAGCAACTTCCGAGTCCCCATCACATTCCGCCATCCTCACATCCCCCGCGTTCAATACAACGCCAACGCAACATCCCTCTCTATCCTCCCCACCATCCTCgaccttctcatcaataCGGGCTCCCTCAACGAAAAAGACCAAAACGCCGCTGAGGACCTTATCCACGATTACGAGGGCCAGTCCCTCATCCGCCCTTACAAAGCTACCCACAACGGCCGCCGCGCCTGGAACTTTGGGATCATTAATGGAGGAGCTAGCATGTTATCAATGACATCTGCAGATGCACCGTGGCGCATTGTCATCCCGCTCGATGACTCTACACAATATAGATTCACAGATCTCAAGAATGATCCGTTAGAGAAGAAGCCGCTTGAGAAGTGGACGCTTGAGCAGTTGACGTATGCTGTTCGGAATAAATTTGGGGAGGAGGCTTCCAAGTGGGCTGCTGAGGCGGACGCTGTGTCCAAGTGGTGGGGACCTGAGAGGAAGAGATTATGGGGATATAATCCTTCGCATAAGGAAGATTGA